Part of the Cryptococcus neoformans var. grubii H99 chromosome 2, complete sequence genome is shown below.
AGCTCAGTGAACAGTTTGGAGAGAATTCTTTTGATGCTGGTATGCTGCTCTTTATACTCCCTATTTTTTCCACGGCACTAACAAGCCAAAGTCTATGCCATTGAGGCCACCTGCCACGCCCCTAATTTTGAGGGCATCTACGGCGAAATTTTCAAGTGCTTGAAACCTGGTGGTGTGGTATGTCACAAATGTCAGCATCCACCTTCTTTTGGGTACTAACGGATTACTCAGTTTGGTGTGTACGAATGGTGCATGACTGACGCTTGGGACCCCTCCAACCCTGAGCACAAGGAAATCGCTCATGGAATCGAGGTGCGTTTTGTCATCTGTGATAGCACCATTATTGATTCCGTCCACAGGTTGGAGACGGTATTCCTGAGATGCGAAACTTGACCGCCGCTCGCAATGCTCTTAAAACTGTTGGTTTCGAGATTGAGCACGAGGAAGATCTGGCCGACCGTAAGTTACTCTGAGATGGATCTTGCTTTGCTAATCTTCAATAACTAGGAGATGATGCCGTGCCGTGGTATTACCCCCTTGAAGGTGACATCTGGAAGGCTCAGACCACCTGGGATAGTAAGTTCCGGTCTTGTTGAAGAAAGGACGCCTATTCATAGTCGTTCCAGTGTTCACCTGCTGGAGAACCAGCAAGATGGGCTACACAATCACCCAGAACGCTGTGTGGTTCCTTGAGAAGTTTGGTCTCGTGCCCAAAGGTACTTATAGCGTTGGCCAAAGTTTGATCGTCGCCTCCAAGGCCCTTGTCGCCGGTGGCAAGACCAAGTTGTTCACGTGAGTGCCTTGTAGTTCAGTTATACTGTTCAATCTGATCCATTCTTGTAGTCCTATGGCTTTATGGGTTGCTCGAAAGCCCGCTAACTAGAGAGTCGATTGATTATCTTCTTGAACAGTGAAATCATCCTTTTACGCTTTTTCCTGCGCGTTTTTTGGACAgttcattcattcatttaTACCCTGGGCCTTACTTGCATGCATATTTGGGCTTTGTGTCGCGTTGCTTTTGATGATCAAAGTCAAATCTATAGTACATGATGTGGGTGAAGAACCGCTGTATAAAACCACTGTAAACCATTGTATAAGCCAAGGAAGCGAGATTCTATTCCTGATATTAACCCCTGCCAGCCCTTCGCTTCTCCttcgctttttctctgaAGACAAATCGAATGGTCAGCACGAAAC
Proteins encoded:
- a CDS encoding sterol 24-C-methyltransferase, with the translated sequence MPAETRSANRVSNYNKFWEKKSTDDSDTHRANRLDQYTEVVNGYYDGATELYEYGWAESFHFCRFYKGEAFLQALARHEHYLASMMQLKPGMRVLDVGCGVGGPAREIARFSDATIVGVNNNDFQIGRATAKSKKAGLSDKVSFVKGDFMKLSEQFGENSFDAVYAIEATCHAPNFEGIYGEIFKCLKPGGVFGVYEWCMTDAWDPSNPEHKEIAHGIEVGDGIPEMRNLTAARNALKTVGFEIEHEEDLADRDDAVPWYYPLEGDIWKAQTTWDMFTCWRTSKMGYTITQNAVWFLEKFGLVPKGTYSVGQSLIVASKALVAGGKTKLFTPMALWVARKPAN